The segment ACCGCTGCGCGGGCCAGGCGAAGGTGGACCTGGCGGACCTGGCGCAAGATGATTTCGTCGCTTCGCCGCGCGAGCTGGGCCAGGGCTTCCACGACCAGCTGGCCAGCCTGTGCCTGCACGCGGGCTTCGTGCCGCACGTGGCGCAGCAGGCGCGCCGCCTGCAAACGGTGCTGGGACTGGTGGCGGCCGGTTTTGGCGTGGCCCTGCTGCCGGCCAGCCTCGCCGCCTGCGCGCCAGCGGGCGTGGTCATGCTGCCGCTGCATAGCGATGCGCCCGAAGCGCTGCGCCAGCTCGACCTGTACATGGCGTGGGACCCGCAGCGCGACTCTCCCGTGCGCGAGCGGCTGCTGGAGCAGCTGCGGCGGTCTGCCGCACATTGAGACTTGCAGGGTTTCGTTTCAATACAAATAAGATATTTTACAGATGATGGCCCAGGGGTCAGCATGGCGTTTTGATTTGCTGGAAGCGCCATGTCTCCTGTTTCTATCCGCGCCGCGGCACCCCTGCCGCCCGCCATTTATCTGCTCTCCCTGTGCAGCTTCGCCTTCGGCTTGTGCGAATTCATCGCCGCCGGCCTGCTGTCTCCCATGGCGCGCGACTTGCACGCCAGCGTGGCCGCTGCCGGCGGCGCCATTGCCGCGTATGCGCTGGGGGCGGCCATCGGCGCACCGATCCTGACGGCGATGCTGGCGCGCCGGCCCTCGCGCCAGGTGCTGGTGGTCACCATGCTCGTGCTGGCGGCAGGCAGCGTGGCCATGGCGGCCGCGCCGGCGCTGGGCGCGCTGCTCGGTGTGCGCTTTGCCGTGGGACTCGCGCATGGCGTGTTCATGGCCGTCGCTTCGCATGCGGCCACCAGCCTGGTCGAGCCGTCCCGCGCGGGACGGGCGTTATCCATCGTCTGGCTGGGCCTGACCCTGGCGCTGGCGGGCGGCGTGCCGCTGGGGACGTGGCTGGGCGCCGTCTCGTCGTGGCGCTGGGTATTTGCGGCCATCGGCGTGCTGGCACTGTGCGGCGGCGCCGGCTTGCGCTTTGCCATGCCGGCCGCGCGCCAGCAGGCCGCTGCCGTCTCGGCACTGGCCAGCCTGCGCGCCATCGTGCAGCCGCCCCTGCTGCTGGCGGCAGGCGTGGCGGCGCTGGTCAGCGTGGCCACCTTCAGCTTTTTCACGTATGTCTCGCCTTTCCTGCTGCAGCTGGGCGGGCTCGGTGCGGCCTGGCTCAGTGCCGCCATGCTGTGCTTTGGCGCGTGCGCCATCGGCGGCAACCTGCTGGGCGGCTGGTGCGCCGATAGGCCCCACGCGCTGCGCGCCACCGTGCTGGCCCTGGCCGCGCTGGCGCTCAATTTGCTGGCGTTTTATATGCTGCAGGCCTGGCCACTGGCCTTGCTGGCCCTGTGCGGCACCTTGGGCTTGCTGTTCTTTGCCCTCGTCACCCTGTCCACCATGCGGCTGCTGCGCCTGGCGCAATGGCATTGCCCGGGCAGCGACGCCGTGGCGGCGGGCCTCAATATCGCCGCCTTCAATGCGGGCACGGCTGCCGGTGGCGCGTTGGGCGGCGTGCTGATCGTCGCCTTTGGCTTGCCCAGCATCGCCATCGGCGGGGCGCTGGCGGCGCTGCTGGCCATGCTGCCGCTGTGGTTCCCGTCGCGCAAACTAGACGGGTCGCTCTAGTTTTTGCGTTCAAACGCCCGCTGCCTTTGGCGTACACTGGCCTGCAAAAGGCCGTACAAAACAAGGGGAGACATGGGGATGCGACGCAGATCGTTTCTGAAACTGGGCGTGCTCGGCGCGGCTGCGCTGGCGGCCGGCGGCGCCGCGTACCGCCTCGTGCGCGGACCGGCGGCGCCTGGCCGCTTCGTGCTCGATGGCGGGGCGCGCACGGCGCTGACGGCCATCGTGCCGGCCATGCTGGGCAGCGCCTTGCCGCAGGACGCCACCGCGCGGGCTGCGGCGTTGGACGGTGCCATCGCCGGCGTGGACACGGCCATCCGCGGCTTGCCCCTGGCGGCGCAGCAGGAAGTGCAGGATTTGTTTGGCTTGCTGGCGCTGGCGCCCGCGCGGCGCTTCGTCGCCGGCGTGCATGGCGGCTGGTTTGATGCCGACCCGGCCCAGGTGAGTGCTTTTCTGCAGTCGTGGCGCACGCACCGCCTGGCCACCTTGCAGACGGCTTACCTGGCCCTGCACGACCTGATCCTCGGCGCCTGGTATGCCGATGCCGCCCACTGGGCCGCCATCGGCTATCCGGGACCGCTGCCCGAACTGAGCGCATAAGGCATCCATGAGCACATCTCCCATACCCGATCCCATCGCCCTCGGCGTAGCCAGCGGCTGGAACGTCACCGACGCCAGCACCCTGGGCGCCGACCGCACTTTCGAGGCGGACGTCGTCGTCATCGGCAGCGGCGCCGGCGGCGGCGTGACGGCGGAAATCCTCGCGCTGGCCGGCTTGAAGGTCTTGATCGTCGAGGAGGGCGGCCTGAAGTCCTCGCAAGACTTCAAGATGCGCGAAGCGCAAGCCTATCCCGCACTGTACCAGGAATCGGCCGCGCGCAAGACGCGCGACAAGGCGATCAATATTTTGCAGGGACGCACCGTGGGCGGCTCGACCACCGTCAACTGGACCTCGAGCTTTCGCACGCCGCCCGGCACGCTCGAATACTGGCGCAAGCATTTCGGCTTGTCCGGCTATGGCGTCGATGCCATGGCGCCCTGGTTTGCCATGATGGAAAAGCGCCTGCACGTGAGCGACTGGGCCGCGCCGCCCAATGAGAACAACGATCTGTTGCGCCGTGGCGCCGCGGCGCTGGGCATCCCCACGGCCGCCATCCGGCGCAACGTGAACGGCTGCTGGAACCTCGGCTACTGCGGCATGGGCTGCCCGACCAACGCCAAGCAGTCGATGCTGGTGACGACGATCCCCGCCGCGCTGGCGCTGGGCGCGGGCCTGCTCGTGCATGCGCGCGCCGAGCACTTCATCTTCAAGGGCGAGCGCGTCGACAGCCTGCAAGTCACCGCGCTGGACGCGGCCGGACAAGTGCCGACGGGCGTGCGCCTGACGCTGCGCGCCAAACATTTTGTGCTGGCCGGCGGCGCCATCAATTCGCCCGCGCTGCTGCTGCGCTCGCA is part of the Janthinobacterium sp. 67 genome and harbors:
- a CDS encoding GMC family oxidoreductase, with product MSTSPIPDPIALGVASGWNVTDASTLGADRTFEADVVVIGSGAGGGVTAEILALAGLKVLIVEEGGLKSSQDFKMREAQAYPALYQESAARKTRDKAINILQGRTVGGSTTVNWTSSFRTPPGTLEYWRKHFGLSGYGVDAMAPWFAMMEKRLHVSDWAAPPNENNDLLRRGAAALGIPTAAIRRNVNGCWNLGYCGMGCPTNAKQSMLVTTIPAALALGAGLLVHARAEHFIFKGERVDSLQVTALDAAGQVPTGVRLTLRAKHFVLAGGAINSPALLLRSQAPDPHGLLGRRTFLHPTVVSAGLFPQRVDAYAGAPQTIYSDHFLHVAPIDGPIGYKLEAPPLHPLLMATTMGGFGDEHARTMREFPHAHALLALLRDGFHHDAAGGTVAIDGFGAPVLDYPLTPFIWDGVRRALLSMAEIQFAAGARSVYPVHELASHYTSWAQAKQAIGDLPMKALLARVVSAHVMGGCAMSDDARLGVTGADGRYHGVRNLSVHDGSLFPTSIGANPQLTIYALAARLASGLAQALTGKPAPVPVATTA
- a CDS encoding MFS transporter encodes the protein MSPVSIRAAAPLPPAIYLLSLCSFAFGLCEFIAAGLLSPMARDLHASVAAAGGAIAAYALGAAIGAPILTAMLARRPSRQVLVVTMLVLAAGSVAMAAAPALGALLGVRFAVGLAHGVFMAVASHAATSLVEPSRAGRALSIVWLGLTLALAGGVPLGTWLGAVSSWRWVFAAIGVLALCGGAGLRFAMPAARQQAAAVSALASLRAIVQPPLLLAAGVAALVSVATFSFFTYVSPFLLQLGGLGAAWLSAAMLCFGACAIGGNLLGGWCADRPHALRATVLALAALALNLLAFYMLQAWPLALLALCGTLGLLFFALVTLSTMRLLRLAQWHCPGSDAVAAGLNIAAFNAGTAAGGALGGVLIVAFGLPSIAIGGALAALLAMLPLWFPSRKLDGSL